One part of the Arachidicoccus terrestris genome encodes these proteins:
- a CDS encoding CPBP family intramembrane glutamic endopeptidase, with protein MKHQNYLKFFIDIVVIAFLILFPHYAYLPYYSYMVICFLVVVVYLKRHNTKLSNLGLKRNGFSIHAVVVGIVSAMIWMVFIKLIYFPFINHFFKDYIESYTEYDFIKNNIWTLLLIIIAAWIGGGFYEEIVFRGFIQKVIERWIKKQNHAFWIAGGITSVLFGLYHQQQGVFGVISATLGGLYWTFLFKRYKRNLWYPMVSHAVYDTIALTMLYLNLL; from the coding sequence ATGAAGCATCAAAATTATCTAAAGTTCTTCATCGATATTGTGGTGATTGCATTTCTGATTTTGTTCCCACACTATGCATACCTGCCGTATTATTCCTACATGGTCATCTGCTTTTTAGTTGTAGTTGTTTATTTAAAACGGCATAACACGAAGCTGAGCAACCTAGGGCTTAAACGTAACGGCTTCTCCATTCATGCCGTGGTCGTTGGCATTGTTTCTGCGATGATCTGGATGGTATTTATTAAGCTTATTTATTTTCCATTTATCAATCATTTTTTTAAAGATTACATAGAGTCGTATACCGAGTATGACTTCATAAAAAACAATATTTGGACTCTTTTACTGATTATCATTGCTGCCTGGATTGGAGGAGGTTTCTATGAAGAGATTGTATTTAGAGGTTTCATTCAAAAAGTGATAGAAAGATGGATAAAAAAACAGAACCATGCATTTTGGATTGCAGGAGGAATAACGAGTGTTTTATTCGGCCTGTACCATCAGCAGCAAGGTGTCTTTGGCGTGATCTCAGCAACTTTGGGTGGGCTTTATTGGACTTTTTTGTTTAAAAGGTATAAGCGGAATTTATGGTATCCGATGGTTTCGCACGCAGTATATGACACAATCGCATTAACGATGCTGTATTTGAATCTATTGTAG
- a CDS encoding SusC/RagA family TonB-linked outer membrane protein — protein MKIILKRRCRESYFFKLMRFKSYGMLFFICCMLSSTRLLAGGFVPFDRHEAVFREMARPVEGMVTDEAGKPLEGVSIKLKGTREGVLSDAKGHFTIDIQVGAVLEISYVGYINKEVTYREQEDLHIVLAPFNPSLDDVVVVGYGTQKKKDLTGAITSIKSDDIVLNPSGNPMIALQGKVPGLDITKSSGAAGAGVSMQLRGTRSLSASGNPLVLIDGMPGSYSTLNPNDIESIDILKDASSTAIYGASGANGVILITTKSGKEGRTQVNYDAYVGFNGWSKTPKVHAGDEYFNVKKLAQQEAGTYTTDDQVLSAEVYAAYQRGEYIDWAKAIMSSKLTQNHSISLSGGTKKTKAYFSLNYNDENGQYKGDMYKVLSSNIRIEHKVNDWFAAGINTQMFYTRSGSAYSKMENALRSVPYGRLYNDDGNLNVLPVAGDEQTVNYLLDTDKDVYRDEHNNFSLYFNPYIRFTPLKGLSFESRVSGQLSYSRSNAFIGVGSYQYYWAEGASATGTTPTVAATIDQDRAYNYRWENILTYAFDVAGDHAFKLTAVSTYDHNQGETTNMYNNQISSNSYLWENMGVGKSPAVGSGYSMSRSLGLIGRLNYAYKGKYLFQASIREDGSSKLADGHKWASFPAVSAGWRISDEAFMQGTKKWLSNLKLRVGYGVSGTASIDPYSSISNIEAGYYSLSGEKVSKDNYSQLWANADLTWERSYNTNIGLDADFLNARIRFTGDFYITNTDGVIWTKNIPVVNGGYNASTSYQTRVNIAKTRNTGLELGLYTTNITTKKFTWSSALTFATNKEKITKLAEKSNSPVINGDYALLVGYPVNSYYNYKILGVWQKGEEAEAAVFGQKPGDLKIDIPNLIREGDHAYSKLDINGNPVVDDEGNKRIFTAENPYSISDNDRQIIGHNSPDWSLGFQNTFAYAGFDLTVYTYMRFGQMINYSFLTDYDPTGGDNFGAYFNYWTSTNPSNDFPGLNASIRRQDYTGFYGLSFVDGSFFKIKNITLGYTLPKRLLEKIKIDRLRFYGTITNPLVIARSHLLKEYDPEQNGSLDFPLTKQMVLGLNLTF, from the coding sequence CGCGCTTGCTGGCCGGCGGTTTTGTTCCCTTTGATCGTCACGAGGCGGTGTTCAGGGAAATGGCAAGGCCGGTCGAGGGTATGGTGACGGATGAAGCCGGAAAGCCATTAGAAGGTGTGTCCATTAAACTAAAAGGCACCCGTGAAGGGGTGCTCAGTGATGCGAAGGGGCATTTTACGATAGATATACAAGTTGGTGCAGTACTGGAAATCTCTTACGTAGGTTATATTAATAAGGAAGTGACCTATCGGGAACAGGAAGATCTTCATATTGTTTTGGCACCTTTTAACCCTTCATTAGATGACGTGGTGGTCGTTGGATACGGAACGCAGAAAAAAAAGGACCTTACGGGGGCCATCACCAGTATTAAAAGTGATGACATTGTCCTGAATCCGAGCGGCAATCCCATGATCGCCCTGCAGGGAAAGGTCCCGGGGCTGGATATTACAAAATCTTCCGGTGCGGCAGGCGCCGGTGTATCCATGCAACTGCGCGGAACGCGCTCGCTCAGCGCCAGTGGCAATCCACTGGTCTTGATAGACGGTATGCCAGGCTCTTACAGTACACTCAATCCAAATGATATTGAGAGTATTGACATTCTGAAGGATGCCTCTTCTACGGCCATCTACGGCGCCTCAGGCGCGAATGGTGTCATACTGATCACGACCAAAAGTGGTAAGGAGGGCAGGACACAGGTGAATTATGATGCCTATGTGGGCTTTAATGGCTGGTCCAAAACACCGAAAGTTCATGCCGGTGACGAATACTTTAATGTAAAAAAACTCGCCCAACAGGAGGCAGGCACCTATACTACTGACGATCAGGTATTGTCGGCCGAGGTATATGCCGCCTATCAGAGAGGAGAATACATAGACTGGGCCAAAGCGATCATGAGTAGCAAGCTGACCCAGAACCATAGTATTTCTTTGTCTGGCGGGACAAAGAAAACCAAGGCTTACTTTTCACTGAACTATAACGATGAGAACGGTCAGTACAAGGGAGATATGTATAAAGTCTTAAGCTCTAATATCCGTATTGAGCATAAGGTCAATGATTGGTTTGCAGCGGGTATCAATACGCAGATGTTTTATACAAGGTCCGGGAGTGCCTATTCTAAGATGGAAAATGCGCTGAGATCTGTTCCCTATGGTCGTCTCTATAATGATGACGGCAATCTGAACGTACTTCCTGTAGCGGGTGACGAGCAGACGGTGAACTATCTACTGGATACAGATAAAGATGTATACCGGGATGAACACAATAATTTCAGTCTTTATTTTAATCCTTATATCCGTTTTACACCGCTTAAGGGGCTGTCTTTCGAGTCACGTGTCAGCGGTCAGCTGTCTTACTCCAGAAGCAATGCCTTTATAGGCGTCGGCTCTTATCAATATTACTGGGCGGAGGGTGCTTCAGCGACAGGGACAACACCTACTGTTGCAGCGACAATCGACCAGGACCGGGCTTATAACTACAGATGGGAAAATATCCTGACCTATGCCTTCGACGTGGCGGGGGATCATGCTTTTAAATTGACCGCCGTCAGCACGTATGACCATAATCAAGGCGAAACCACAAATATGTACAACAATCAGATCAGTTCAAACAGTTATCTGTGGGAAAATATGGGTGTCGGAAAAAGCCCGGCTGTCGGCTCTGGTTATTCCATGTCAAGGAGTCTTGGACTGATCGGACGTTTAAACTATGCCTACAAGGGGAAATATCTTTTTCAGGCCTCCATTAGGGAGGACGGTTCTTCCAAACTCGCTGACGGGCATAAATGGGCCTCATTTCCGGCGGTCTCTGCCGGATGGAGAATCTCAGACGAGGCCTTTATGCAGGGAACGAAGAAATGGTTATCGAACTTAAAACTGCGTGTCGGATATGGGGTATCCGGTACGGCCAGTATTGACCCTTATTCTTCCATATCTAATATTGAAGCCGGATATTATTCCCTGAGTGGGGAGAAGGTGAGCAAGGATAATTATTCCCAGCTATGGGCCAACGCGGATCTGACCTGGGAGCGGTCCTACAACACCAATATCGGTCTGGATGCGGATTTTCTGAATGCACGCATCCGGTTTACCGGCGATTTTTATATTACCAATACAGATGGAGTGATCTGGACCAAGAATATTCCGGTGGTCAATGGCGGGTATAATGCCAGCACTTCCTATCAGACAAGAGTCAATATTGCTAAGACCAGAAACACTGGCCTGGAACTTGGACTTTATACGACAAATATAACTACCAAGAAGTTTACCTGGAGTTCAGCGCTGACCTTTGCGACCAATAAAGAAAAGATCACCAAGCTGGCCGAAAAATCTAATAGTCCTGTCATTAATGGAGACTATGCGCTATTGGTAGGCTATCCTGTCAATTCTTATTATAACTATAAGATACTGGGCGTATGGCAAAAAGGAGAGGAGGCAGAAGCTGCCGTATTTGGTCAGAAGCCCGGAGACCTTAAAATAGATATTCCTAATCTGATCAGAGAGGGGGATCATGCCTATTCAAAACTAGATATTAATGGTAATCCGGTGGTGGACGATGAAGGGAATAAAAGAATCTTTACTGCAGAAAACCCATACTCTATAAGTGATAATGACCGCCAGATCATCGGACATAACTCACCTGACTGGTCGCTCGGTTTCCAGAATACATTCGCCTATGCAGGCTTTGATCTGACTGTTTATACCTATATGCGTTTCGGGCAGATGATCAATTATTCATTTTTAACGGATTATGATCCGACCGGCGGCGATAACTTTGGGGCTTACTTTAATTACTGGACTTCTACTAATCCGTCCAATGATTTTCCTGGTTTAAACGCCTCCATTCGCCGGCAGGATTATACAGGGTTTTATGGACTGTCCTTTGTAGACGGCTCGTTTTTTAAAATTAAGAATATAACCCTTGGTTACACCTTGCCTAAAAGGCTGCTGGAGAAAATCAAAATAGACAGGCTGCGCTTTTATGGAACGATCACCAATCCTTTAGTGATCGCCAGAAGCCACCTGCTCAAAGAGTATGATCCTGAACAAAATGGCAGTCTTGACTTTCCCTTAACCAAGCAAATGGTCTTAGGACTTAATCTGACATTTTAA
- a CDS encoding RagB/SusD family nutrient uptake outer membrane protein, with protein MRKTIIYNLLAAVILCLSCYSCSLDEYNPSAGDATESSFNTWSGLLVQCYTPLYDQLFSASDFLYVSETGTDLWLSHNDNDNTKELYYYESLTTSTNPTNKLFKQAYSVITTCNSVINGADQVQGGDSADINEMVGEAKCLRGYYYLLLATYYGPVTLNLESAGATPDLTPKRNTIGEIYSQIIKDLTEASAALGVTPQGGIACRVTKKSALGLLARAYAQGAGEGLKENGVSYWQRAKEVAEDLITKGASYNAVLYDDVAEVWSDNNNRNNKEALFFASGPVSGESDSWNYASKSNKLFSYTYCDPNSLPELCITKNKQNYFYGRVNNNNFAPSRYLVHCFDASWDKRWENSFTTAFANFSMVQPGWMSYDDNIVTLTAAICAEYGIDPSHVGEKIYPYADVNATPATFGGNQYEASVWPKGVHTGDVSKLEPTEKVYVNPYPLAPDEDRFAIYLSKDKLSAAEKAARRYCCINIDDLFASDGRYLKTTTDWVSRQGLNNSGYKLFPSLSKFNVSHFGMNYGSNLQIKQGDMFIMRMAEVYLIAAEAEQQLGNGSKAATYLNVLRDRAVREGATKHDLTSATEQDVLDEYARELCGEFNRWALLKRHHAFEKVLPSSNPRAAASFNPSIDYYRPISYDFLSQIDNAEEYGDNGYGQTGKSGLKGFLNK; from the coding sequence ATGAGAAAAACTATTATATACAATTTGCTGGCGGCCGTGATTTTATGCTTATCATGCTATTCCTGTTCCCTGGATGAATATAATCCCTCTGCCGGAGATGCAACAGAAAGTTCATTTAATACCTGGAGCGGCTTACTGGTACAGTGTTACACACCGCTTTATGACCAGCTGTTCTCCGCCTCGGATTTCCTGTATGTTTCAGAAACGGGGACGGATCTCTGGTTAAGTCATAATGATAATGACAATACCAAGGAGCTCTACTATTATGAATCCCTCACAACGAGTACAAATCCGACGAACAAATTATTTAAACAGGCCTATTCAGTGATTACAACCTGCAACTCGGTGATCAATGGTGCGGATCAGGTGCAGGGAGGCGACTCTGCCGATATAAACGAGATGGTGGGAGAAGCGAAATGCCTGCGGGGTTATTATTATTTACTCTTGGCAACCTATTATGGCCCGGTTACGCTGAACCTGGAATCTGCCGGTGCAACACCTGACTTGACCCCCAAGCGTAATACGATCGGGGAGATATACAGCCAGATCATAAAAGATCTGACGGAGGCGTCAGCGGCATTGGGCGTGACACCACAAGGGGGTATAGCCTGTCGTGTCACGAAAAAGTCAGCGTTAGGGCTTCTGGCGCGCGCGTATGCGCAGGGCGCCGGAGAAGGGCTGAAAGAAAACGGTGTTTCTTACTGGCAACGGGCAAAGGAAGTGGCGGAGGATCTGATTACCAAAGGCGCCTCTTATAACGCCGTCTTGTACGACGATGTCGCGGAGGTCTGGTCGGACAATAATAACCGTAATAATAAGGAGGCTCTTTTCTTTGCATCGGGGCCTGTAAGCGGAGAAAGCGATAGCTGGAACTACGCTTCAAAGTCCAATAAATTGTTCTCTTATACTTATTGTGATCCCAATTCCCTGCCTGAACTCTGTATCACGAAGAACAAGCAAAATTATTTCTACGGCCGTGTTAACAATAATAATTTTGCGCCTTCCCGGTATCTGGTTCACTGTTTCGATGCCAGCTGGGATAAACGGTGGGAAAATTCGTTTACGACAGCATTTGCCAATTTTTCCATGGTACAGCCCGGTTGGATGAGCTATGATGACAATATCGTCACCCTGACAGCCGCTATCTGTGCCGAATACGGGATCGATCCGTCACACGTAGGCGAGAAGATTTATCCCTATGCTGATGTAAATGCGACGCCTGCCACATTCGGCGGTAATCAGTATGAGGCTTCCGTGTGGCCTAAAGGTGTTCATACAGGGGACGTGAGTAAATTAGAGCCGACAGAGAAAGTATATGTCAATCCCTATCCACTGGCGCCGGATGAAGACCGTTTTGCCATCTATCTTTCAAAAGACAAGTTGAGTGCGGCTGAGAAAGCGGCCCGCAGATACTGCTGCATTAATATTGACGATCTGTTCGCTTCCGATGGCAGATATTTAAAAACGACTACCGACTGGGTCTCCAGACAGGGTTTAAATAACAGCGGATATAAGTTGTTCCCCTCACTGAGCAAGTTCAATGTCTCTCATTTCGGCATGAACTATGGCTCAAATCTGCAGATTAAACAGGGGGATATGTTCATTATGCGGATGGCTGAAGTGTACCTGATCGCGGCAGAGGCGGAACAGCAGCTTGGAAATGGCTCAAAAGCCGCAACGTATTTGAATGTACTGCGCGATAGAGCGGTCAGGGAGGGGGCAACTAAACATGATCTGACTTCTGCAACAGAGCAGGACGTTTTAGATGAATACGCGAGGGAGCTTTGTGGGGAGTTCAATCGCTGGGCCTTACTCAAACGCCATCATGCATTCGAGAAAGTATTGCCGTCGAGCAACCCGCGTGCAGCCGCAAGCTTTAACCCTTCCATCGATTATTACCGGCCGATTTCTTACGATTTTTTAAGTCAGATCGATAATGCGGAAGAGTATGGGGATAATGGATATGGGCAGACGGGCAAGTCTGGCCTTAAGGGCTTTTTGAATAAGTAG
- a CDS encoding Rpn family recombination-promoting nuclease/putative transposase, with amino-acid sequence MDRLGRLTNREVRERPLKRDVRPQFRKEDELIQSGQSPSKEQLENLKKDVIFKMLLGDEDYAKQVAIPFIKAFWGHLTEVTDLKLKTTTLTGSTKDSRNVCPDTVWQSQKTGDVFLIEMQRRYQDFYNQRLSLYDGKLRATLAKKSSDWNYNQVSVFVLGMADFDLERPASDSCIYEYVSMNPKNSQDLLTGRDWKMLIDLRKASRVSQAAY; translated from the coding sequence GTGGACAGGCTTGGCAGACTGACCAACCGTGAGGTACGGGAGCGGCCCCTGAAACGGGATGTGCGGCCGCAGTTTCGCAAAGAGGATGAACTCATCCAGTCAGGTCAGTCTCCGTCTAAGGAGCAGCTGGAAAACCTTAAAAAGGATGTGATTTTTAAAATGCTGTTAGGTGACGAGGATTATGCGAAGCAGGTTGCGATTCCTTTTATCAAAGCTTTTTGGGGGCACCTGACTGAGGTGACGGACTTGAAGTTAAAAACGACTACGCTCACAGGCAGTACCAAAGACAGCAGAAATGTCTGTCCGGATACTGTCTGGCAGTCACAGAAGACCGGCGATGTATTTTTGATAGAAATGCAAAGGCGCTATCAGGATTTTTATAATCAACGGCTGTCGCTGTATGACGGAAAGCTCCGAGCAACGCTTGCAAAAAAAAGCAGTGACTGGAATTATAACCAGGTATCTGTTTTTGTTCTGGGAATGGCTGATTTTGATCTGGAAAGACCTGCTTCTGACAGCTGTATCTATGAATATGTAAGTATGAACCCGAAAAACAGTCAGGACCTGCTGACAGGCCGGGACTGGAAGATGCTGATAGACCTCAGGAAAGCCAGCAGAGTCAGTCAGGCAGCCTATTAG